Part of the Lichenicola cladoniae genome is shown below.
GATGACCGGAACCGGGAATGCCATGCGCTCGAGGATGACCGGGTCATCAGCGGACGCCAGCGTGTCCCCGGTGCTGGTATCCTTCAGCCCCACGAACGCCGCGATGTCGCCAGCCTGCACTTCCTTGATTTCCGCACGCTTGTCGGCGTGCATCTGGAACATGCGGCCGATCCGCTCCTTGTGGTCCTTGGTCGTGTTCATGACCTGGTCGCCGGACTTCAGCGAACCCGAATACACGCGGACGAAGGTCAGGGTGCCGTACTTGTCGTTGATAATCTTGAAGGCAAGGCCCGAAAAGTTGCCCTTCGGGTCGACCTTGATCAGGCGACGCAGCTTGGGGTCCTCGTCCTCGTGGCCTTCTTCGGCCGCAACGCGGATGCCTTCGCGATCGTCAGGCGCCGGCAGGTAGTCGAGCACCGCATCGAGCAGCGGCTGGACGCCCTTATTCTTGAACGCCGTGCCGCACAGCACCGGACGGAATACGCCGGAGATGGCGCCCGCCTTGATGCAGCGCTTCAGGGTGTCGACGTCGACGTCGCCCTTCTCGAAATACTCTTCCATCGCCTCGTTATCGACCGAGAGCGCGGTATCGAGCAGCAGCTGGCGAGCCTCGGTGGCGCGCTCGAGCAGATCGGCGGGGATTTCCTCGTCATGGAACTTCGCGCCGAGCTCGCCGCCTTCCCAGATGATCGCCTTCATCTCGACCAGATCGACGACGCCGATGAAGGTGTCCTCGATGCCGATCGGCAGCTGCAGCGGCAGCGCCACGATGTCGAGCTTCTCCTTCAGCGTGTCGAACGCGCGGTAGAAGTCGGCGCCGGTACGATCAAGCTTGTTGATGAAGATGATGCGCGGGACATTGTAGCGGTCGGCGAGACGCCAATTGGTCTCGGACTGCGGCTGCACGCCGGCCACGCCCTCGATGATGAATATCGCGCCATCCAGCACGCGAAGCGAACGGTTCACTTCGATGTTGAAATCGATATGGCCGGGCGTGTCGATGATGTTGATGCGGTGTTCCTTCCACTCGCACGTCACCGCCGCGGAGGTGATGGTGATCCCCCGCTCGCGCTCCTGCTCCATGTAGTCGGTCGTGGTGTTGCCCTCATGGACCTCACCGATCCGATGCGACACGCCGGTATAGTAGAGAATCCGCTCGGTGGTGGTCGTCTTGCCGGCATCGATGTGCGCGGTAATGCCGATATTGCGGATCTTCGAGAGCTCGGACACGCTGGATTCTCCTCAAACCAAGAAGGCGCGACGAGAGCAAGGCTCCGCGCGCCTTCCAGGGCCGCGGCTGAGCCTGGCGGCCGAAAGACTGATGGGCCCTCACATGCGCGAGATGCCCTTGATTTGCAAGGCCGAAGACCGGTTTCGCAGGCGCTAGGCCCCCGATCCGGCCGGATCGGGCCTCAGGCCGAGAGAGCGGCCTGCTTCTTCGCCTGGGCGCGCAGGATGCGGCGCTTCAGGGACTGCGCCTCTTCCGGCAGGCGACGGTTCGGGGTCGTCAGCAGGAACGCGTCGAGGCCGCCATTATGCTCGATCGTGCGGATACCGTGCGTGGTCACGCGCATGCGGATCGAGGTGCCCAGCACGTCGGACAAAAGCGACGTCTCCTGCAGGTTGGGCAGGTAGCGGCGGCGGGACTTGTTGTTGGCGTGGCTGACGTTGTTACCTGTCAGCACACCCTTGCCGGTTATCTCGCAGCGGCGCGACATCGTCTCATCCTTAACTAACGAACGCTCCGGCCCGGGGCCGGAGACGAAACACCGAACGACCGGCACAGCGAGGCCCGGCGTCATCTGATCGTGGAGGCGCGGCTTATCGCCAAGTGGCAGGGATTCGTCAAGCTCTTCCTTGACCCATCAGCCGGCAGGTCAGCCGCGCCCAGGATCGCGTCCCGTCTCACGGTCGTTCGCCGGATGCAGCTCGCCCGCCTGCACGCTTGCGATCGCGTTCTCCAGCATGCGGGTCATCACGGTCTGATCCATGGTCCGGGCCAGCAGTCCCAGCGACCCGCCGAGCAGCGCAGATGCGACCGCCAGCGGTGGCAGCCCCTCGCCCAGCATGTACTCGATCGCCTTGTCGACGACCGCTCCCGCATGGCTCAGCTCGGCCGGAACCGAGCCATCCTGCCCCAGCTTCTGCTCGCCCCGCTGGCCTTCCTGACCCGGATCGAAGCTCATGTCGTTCTCCCTGTACCGCCATGCGGCCATCGTGAAATGTGGAACGCGGTCCCGGCCGGGCCAAGGGCACGCAGCGCTGTCACTGCGCCTTTATCAGCTCGGCCCGCCCTGCCGACGCCAGGGATCTCGGACCCTCGGCCGCCTCGACATGACCCTGGGCCGCTTCCTCCTCGGACTGCGCCGCCCACATCCGCGCATACACGCCGCCGGTTGCCAGCAGGTCGCGATGCGTGCCGCGTTCGGCGACCAGCCCATCCACCAGCACCAGGATCTCGTCCGCATCCACCACCGTCGAGAGGCGATGCGCGATCACCAGCGTGGTCCGGTCGGTCGCCACGGTCCGCAGCGCCGACTGGATCTCCTGTTCGGTATGGGTATCGAGCGCGCTGGTCGCCTCGTCCAGGATCAGCACCCGCGGGTTCTTCAGGATCGTACGGGCGATCGCCACCCGCTGCTTCTCGCCGCCGGACAGCTTCAGGCCGCGCTCCCCGACCCGGGTGTCGTATCCCTCCGGCAGTCGCATGACGAAGTCGTGCACCTGCGCCAGCTGGGCCGCATGCTCGACCTCCGCCTGGGTGGCGCCGATCCGGCCATAGGCGATGTTGTAGCGAATGGTGTCGTTGAACAGCACCGTATCCTGCGGCACCACCCCGATCGCCGCCCGCAGGCTTTCCTGGCTGTAGTCGCGCACGTCCCTGCCATCGAGCAGCACGCGGCCGTCATTCACGTCATAGAAGCGGAACAGCAGCCGGCTGATGGTCGACTTGCCGGCCCCGGTCGGCCCGACGATCGCCGTGCGCCCACCGGGCTGCACCGAGAAGCTGACCCCATGCAGGATCTCGCGGTTCGACTGATAGCCGAACTTCACGCCGTCGAACCTGACCTCCGCCGGCGGCGCGTCCTCGAGCCGTGCGGGCAGCAGGATGGGGATCGCCGGGTCTTCGACCTCCTCGGCCTCGCCCAGCAAGCGGAACATCTGCTCCAGGTCGACCAGCGACTGCCGGAGCGACGAGTAGACGAAGCCCAGCAGGTTCAGCGGCTGGTACAGCTGCATCAGGTAGGTGTTCACCAGCACGAACTTGCCGACCGACAGCTTGCCCGACGCCACCCCCTGGGCCGCCATCAGCATGATCGCCGCCAGGGCCACCGCGATGATGGTCGACTGGCCGATATTGAGCATGTTGAGCGATACCTGGGTGCGCACCGCCGCCCGCTCGTAGCGCGCCTGGGTCTCGTCGTAGCGCCTGGCCTCGTGGCCCTCGTTGCCGAAATACTTGACCGTCTCGTAGTTCAGCAGGCTGTCGAGCGCCTTGGTGCTGGCCTCGCTCTCCACCTCGTTCATCTTGCGCCGGATGCCGATCCGCCAGCCGGTGAAGGCGATGGTGAAGCCGACATACACCACCACCGTGGTCAGCGTGGCTGCGGCGAAGCGCCAGTCGAACAGCGTCCAGATCACCGCGGTGACCATCAGCGTCTCGATCAGGGTCGGCACGATGTTGAAGATGCCGAGCCGCAGGATCAGCTCGATCGCCTGGGTGCCGCGCTCCACCGCGCGCGTGACCCCGCCGGTCTGCCGGTCGAGATGAAACCGCAGCGACAGGCGGTGCAGATGGCGGAAGGTCTGCATCGCCGCGACCCGGATCACCCTCTGCTTCACCGGCGAGAACACCGCGTCGCGCAGCTCGCCGAACGCACCGGTGGCGATCCGCAACAGTCCGTAGCCGACGATCAGACCGACCGGCACCGCCAGCATATGGGTCGGATCGTTATGCGACAGCCGGTCGACCGCCCGTGCGTACACCAAGGGCACGCAGATGGTGGCCACCTTGGCGGCGATCAGCAGCAGGATGGCGCCGACCACATGCAGGCGGGTGCGGATGTCGCCCCGCGGCCAGAGATAGGGCAGCAGGCCACTGACCGTCTCCAGCGCCGTACGCCGGGAGGTGGAACCGGGTGAGTTGGGAGGAATCATTTCCCGGATGTGGCATTCCACCCCCCTGATTGCAAAGGAGTTCCGTTGCAATCGCCACGTCCGCTGCGGCAGGCTGCGGCATGACCAGCCCGATCGCGCCGTTCCTCCGCCACCTCGATGCCTGCAACAATGCCCGCCTGCCCGGCGGCCGGTTCCCGTTCCTGCTGGGAGGAATCCAGGTCGGCTGGATACCGCCGCATATGGCGCAGGAGCTCGAGCGCCGTGACGTTCGCAACGAGGCGGGCCGGCTGATCCTGGACGATCCGTTGCTGCTGGAACCGCTGGGCCGGGAGCTATCCCAGGCCGGCCTGTTCCGGTTCCGCGCCGAACCGTTCGATGTGCGCGGCGAACCGGACGGTCCGGTGCTGGCACGGCTCGACCGCGGCGCCCTGCCGAGTTTCGGGGTGCTCGCCAACGGCGTTCACCTGAACGGGCTGGTCGAGCGTGCGGACGGCACGCATCTGTGGGTCGGACGGCGGGCGGCGAACAAGCAGCTGGATCCGAACAAGCTCGACCATCTGGTCGCCGGCGGCGTGTCCGCTGGCTACGACATCTGGACCACCCTGGCCAAGGAAGGCGAGGAGGAGTGCAGCCTGCCGCCCGAGCTGGCCCGGGAAGCGGTTTCGGTCGGCACCATCGATTACGCCATGGCGCGGCCAGAGGGGCTGCGACGCGACCGGCTGCACTGCTTCGACCTAATCCTGCCGGACAGCTTCCGGCCGGTGCCGAATGACGACGAGGTTGCGGAGTTCATGCTGATCCCGATCGAGGAAGCCTTCCGCCTGGTCCGCGACACCGACGAGTTCAAGTTCAACGTCACCCTGGTGCTGATCGACCTGTTCCTGCGTCGCGGACTGATCGACCCCGCGACTGCGGATGGAAAGCTCCTCCGAAACTACCTGAATGGGTCCGCACCATCGGCGTAAACCGCCACCACGGCCCGCCGATCATCCGGGGGACGTCGGCGGTGCCCCGTTGAACATGCCGCTGCGTCGGAAGTCTCTCGGTGTGATGCCGAAGAAACGCCGGAACACCTTGGTGAAATAGTTGGCGTCCACGAAGCCGCAGCGCTGGGCGACTGCCTTGATCGACCCTTCCTCGAGGCGAAGCAGTCTCGACGCCTCCTCCATGCGCAAGCGCAACAGGAACCGCGCCGGCGAGATCCCCTCATGCTGCTCGAACAACCGCGAGAAATGATAGCGGCTATAGCCGGACGCGCGTGCAAGCCGTTCGACATCGAGGAACTCGGCCGGATTGCCGTGGATCAGCGAGATCGCGCGTTCGATCGCCGCCGGCCGCTTGGAAGCCGTCCGTACCGCACCCCAGGCGAGCAGATCGTCGGCCAGTTGCATCGCCATCGAATAGGCTAGCACGGACGCCTGCGCCGGCGTCGTAACAGTTCCGTCCAGCACCGCCAGGCATGTTTCGACCAACCGGTGGAGACTGGTTTCCGGCAGCTCCACCACCGGCCCCACTGCCTTCAGTTCCTGCCACATTCGCAGGACTTCCCGACCATTCAGGCAGATCCAGAGAAATTCCCAGCTTTTATTCCGCTCCAGCCAGTAGCGGTTGTCATGCGGAAAGTTCAGCAACATGGTCTGGCCGGGCCGCAGCGTGAATTGACGGTTCTCGTAACGAAGCCGGCCAGTCCCGGCAATCGTGTGCTGCAACAGCACGAACGGCACCTCGCCCCGCTTCAATCCGTCCCAATCGTAGGAACGGCCGGAACACTCGTCATAGCCGGCGCTGGTCACCATTGCATGCAAACGGTAGCGGCCCTTCGGGTAAGCGAGCGACACTGCGCCGGGACCACGCTCGGACAGGGCTTGCAGCACGGAAGTCACCGACAAAGCACGAATTTCCTCTTTTTGGCTCTCTGGCCGGCGTTCATGATAGCACGAACTTGCTTGCTGGATGAAAAGCTCCAGCGCCCGGATAATCCCAGGAGATAAAATGAAGGTCGCCGTTATCGGAGCCGGCAGCGTTGGCTTCACCCGCAAGCTGGTCCGCGACATCCTCAAGGTGCCGGCGCTGGCGGAAACCGAATTTGCCCTGCACGATATCAATGCCGAGAATCTCGACATGGTGGCGCAACTCGTCACCAAGGATATTTCGGTAAACGAACTGCCCGCGCGTGTCACCACGTCCACCGATCGACGCCGCGCCCTGGAAGGTGCACGCTACATCATCTGTTGCGTACGGATCGGCGGTCTCGAAGCCTTCCACCACGATATCGAGGTGCCATTGCGCTTCGGCGTCGACCAGTGCGTCGGCGACACGATCTGTGCAGGCGGCCTGATGTACGGCATGCGCACGGTGCCCGAGATCCTGGCCTTCTGCAAAGACATCCGCGACGTCGCCGAGCCCGGTGCCTGGTTCCTGAACTACGCCAACCCGATGGCGATGAACACCTGGGCGGCTATCGAGCATGGCGGGATCGCCAACACGATCGGCCTGTGCCATGGCGTACAGCATGGCTGGCGACAGATCGCCGAGGTGCTCGGAGCCAAGGATGCGAACGAGATCGAGTATGTCTGCTCCGGCATCAACCACCAGACCTGGTACGTCGACCTTCGCTGGAAAGGGCGCCGCATCGGTCGCGACGAGCTGCTGTCCGCGTTCGAGCGCCATCCGGTCATTTCGCAGGAAGAAAAAGTCAGGATCGACGTGCTGCGTCGCTTCGGCGTCTACTCGACCGAAAGCAACGGCCACCTGAGCGAATACCTGCCCTGGTACCGCAAGCGTCCGGACGAGATCATCGACTGGATCGACATGTCGAACTGGATCAATGGCGAGACCGGCGGCTACCTGCGCTACTGCACCGAGCAGCGCAACTGGTTCGAGACCGACTTCCCGCGCTGGCTCGCGGAGGCCGGTTCACCGCTTTCGCAGTATGAGCGATCCGACGAGCATTGCTCGCACATCATCGAGGCGATGGAGACCGGAAGCGTCTATCGCGGGCACTTCAACGTGCGCAACGACGGGCTCATCACCAATCTCGCACCGGACTGCATCGTCGAGACCCCGGGCTTTGTCGACCGGTTCGGGCTGAACATGGTGGCCGGCATCGAATTGCCGATGGGCTGCGCCGCCACATGCTCCGTCTCGGTCAACGTGCAGCGGATGGCGCTGAAGGCGGCGGTCGAGGGCGATCTCGACCTGCTTCGGCTGGCGATGCTGCACGATCCGCTGGTGGGCGCAGTCTGCAATCCGGAAGAAGTCTGGCAGATGGTGGACCAGCTGCTGGTGGCGGAAGCACAGTGGCTCCCGCAGTTCGCCTGGGCGATCGACGGGGCGAAGCAGCGGATCGGCAAGGCGGGGCCGAACATGTCCCGGGCATCGAGCGGCGCCGCCCGGCTGTCGGTGCGCAGCGTCGAGGAGCTCCGGGCCGCGCAACCTGCCCACAATGCCGCGGAATCACCGTCGGCACTGACGTCCTGACATCGCACGAGCAGGACCATCGTGCGCCGATCATAATCAAGAAACAAACGGGAAACCCCATCATGAAGCTATCCGGACTGGCGCTCGGGGTCGGGCTGCTGCTCGGCGGAACTGGACTGGCGCAAGCCGCGGACCCGGTCACGCTGCATTTCTGGGTCGCGTGGGATCCGGCGCTGCCGGACGCGAAGATCGCACAGGACGGTATCGCCAGGTTCGAGAAGCTGCATCCCGACATCAAGATCGATGTGCAGGACATGAGCTTCGGCGCGATGCACGACAAGCTCATCACCGCGATCGCCGGCGGGCAGCCCCCCGACGTGAGCTGGGGCCTGTCCGAGTGGCTCGGCGAGATGGACCGCATGGGCGCACTCGCCGACCTCACCGACGCCGCCAGTACGTGGCCCGACCGGAGCGCCATCTATCCGAGCGTACTTGCCGGCCTCACCATCAACGGTCGCCTCAAGGCGTTGCCGCATTATCTCGGCATCCGTGGCCTGCTGTATCATGCGGACATGCTGGCGAAAGCCGGCATCACGACACCGCCGACCACCTGGCAGGAGCTGGTGGACGACGCACCGAAAATACACGCCGCCACCGGCAAGTATGCCTTCGGCGTCGCGAACGACAGCGTCCGGGCGCCGCAGGAACTGTTCACCCTCATGGCCCAGAACGACGTGACGCTTGCCGAGCCACGCACCGGCGGGCGCTTCCGCAACAACTGGGACACCGACACGGCGCAGCTGCAGCGGATGACCGAGGTGTTGACGCTCTACCAGACCATGCTGGCCAAGGGCGTGATCGCTCCCAATGCGACAAGCTGGGGATGGGAAGAAGAGGACAATAATTTCGCGCTTGGCCAATATGCGATGGTCATGGATGGCTCGTGGATGCACCTGCACGAGGCGCAGTATCCGGACAGCATGCGCGACGTGCAGATCGCACCGCCGCCGAAATTGGCACATGCCGCGACCTACTTCGAGATCAACCCGATCTATGTGTTCAAGGCCAGCCCACACCCCAAGGAAGCGTTCGAGTTCGCATCCTATCTCGACAGCAAGGAATACCAGAGCCTTGCCCGGCCCACCGACTCTCCGCGAGAGGATGTGAGAGGCACGGATAAATGGGCCACCGGATTCGCCAAGCTGACGCCGATCGGAAAAACCTTTCCGCCGATTGCGCTGGGGCAGGTTTCACGTGACATGCAGGAGGCCATCGGCCGGGTGCTGCTGCGACATCAGGATCCCGCCACCGTCGCCGCCTGGCTCGGCCGTGCGATCAACAAGGATCTCCGCAAATCCGGCGAACTGGCTGCAAGCTGACATGAGAAGCCGTCTCTCATGAAGCAGTCGCGGGCCTATCCGGGAACCTGCGCCGACAAGGGAACGCGTGCGAAGGTTCGCACGCCTCCCCGGCAGCTGACGCGGGCCGCCCAGACACGGCGCACAGCGCTTTGGTTCGTGTTGCCGGCCGTCCTGTTCTTCCTGCTGCTGTCGGCGTACCCGTTGCTGCGGGTCCTGTGGCAGAGCGTCCGCTACGCAAATCTCGTCAACCCATCGATCAGCGGTTTCGCCGGCCTCGATAATTTCCGGACCGTGCTGGACGATGACGATTTCCTCCCGGCACTCGGCAACACCGCGCTCTGGACTGCCTTGTCGGTGACCGGTGAATACGCCCTGGGCCTGATCTCGGCGCTGGCGTTGAACGCCAACGTGCGCGGCCGGGCGTTCTTCAGGGCGGCGATCATCGTGCCCTGGGTCATTCCGATCGTGGTGGCCGGCCTGACCTGGACCTGGATGCTCACGCCCGAATATGGCGTGCTCAATCTCTGGTTGGTCCAGGCGGGCCTGATCCACGCGCCGATCGCCTGGCTGGGCCAGACCGGCACCGCCCTGCTTGCAGTCACCCTGGTCAATATCTGGCGCTCGTTCCCCTTCTACACGATCAGCCTCCTGGCCGCTCTGCAGGCGATCCCGGCCGACCTGCATGAGGCCGCGGTCATCGATGGCGCCGGATCCTGGATGCGCTTCCGGGTCATCACCCTGCCACATCTGCGCGTCGTTTCGATGACCCTGATCGTCATCCACATCGTCTGGACCGCGGTCAATTTCGACTTCATCTGGGTGATGACACAGGGCGGCCCGCTGAACAGCTCGGAAACGCTGCCGATCATGATCTATCGCTACGCACTGCAGAACTTCGATGTCGGGGCCGGATGCGCACTGGCCACCATGATGATGGGCTTCATGGCGAGCGTGTTCTTCATGCAATATTACGGCATGCGCCGTATCGCATCGAGCCAGGCGGGGACAGCCTGATGGTTATCGGAAAAAGCGCGCAACGCATCAACAGCGTGGTCGCCTATACCGTACTCGTCGGCTTCACGATCTTCTGCCTGTTTCCCTTTGTCTGGATGCTCGACACCGCGCTCAAGCCGCTGCATGAGGTGCAGAGCCTGCATCCGAGCCTGTTGATCCTGCGTCCGACACTGGATAATTTCCGGCGCGTCCTGTTCGAGACCAGCTTCCCGATCTACTTCCGGAACAGCCTGATCGTCGCGGGCAGTGCCACGATACTGACCCTGATGATCGCGGTGTTCTGCGGCTACGTGCTGAGCCGCTGGCCGCATACCGGGATCGCGCGCACAGTGGGCTCGGCGCTGCTGCTGTCGCAGATGATCCCGGGCGTGCTGCTGCTGGTGCCGCTCTACATGCTGATGCGTCAGTTCGGGCTGCTCAGCAGCTACACCGGCCTCATCATCGTCTACTGCACCTTCACGGTGCCGCTCTGCGTCTTCATGCTGAAAAGCTTCTTCGACGCGGTTCCGGGCGAGATCGAGCAGGCAGCCGAGATGGATGGCTGCTCCCGGACCGGTTTCATCTACCGGATCCTGCTGCCACTCTCCGCCCCGGGGATCCTGGCCGCCGGAGCCTTCGCCTTCATCAATGCCTGGAACGAGTTCATGTTCGGCTACGTGTTCATCAATGATGACGCGCACAGGACGCTGACCCCCGGCATCATGATGTTCAAGAGCGCGCACGTCACCGACTGGGGGGGACTGATGGCAGCCTCCGTACTGACCGTGGTCCCCGTTGCGGCCTGCTTCCTCTATCTGCAGCGCTTCCTGATCGAAGGGCTGGCATCCGGGGCAGTCAAGGGATGATGCTACGGCGCTGGATTGTTCACGTCGGCGATACGCGCAAACGCTCCTGCCACCACGGGTTGAGCAGCTTCTGACGATCTGCAACGACTTACCGAGGGACCTCATGGGACGTTCGCCCACTGTCAAGCAGCCTGAAGGACGGCGCAGAGCGTGTTGAAATTACAGCACTCCTGTTAAAGAGTGCGTCAGGTTCCGACAATGGCAAGATCGACCGCCGCCTCGGCATGGAGAGCAGTCGTGTCGAAAAGTGGCACTGTGCTATCTTCGGGCCGCACCAGCAGCATGATCTCGGTGCAGCCCAGAATGACGGCCTCCGCTCCATGTTCCACCAGTCGGGCGATCACCTCGCGAAAAGCCTGGCGCGAGGACGGTTCTACCCGGCCCTGTACCAACTCCTCGTAGATCACCCTGTGCACCCGGGCGCGGTCCTCGTCGCCCGGCACCAGCACTTCCAGTCCATGCCGATGCATGAGCCGTCCCTTGTAGAAATCGTGCTCCATGGTGAAGGCGGTCCCCAGCAAGCCGACCTTTCTCAGTCCGGCACTCCTGATCCGCTTCGCAGTCGGATCGGCGATATGCAGAAGCGGCAGGCCTATGGCTGCCTGAACCTGGTCGGCCATCCGATGCATCGTGTTGGTGCAGATCACTATGAAGTCCGCACCACCGCGTTCCAGACGTTGTGCAGCCGCAACCATCTCGGCTGTGGCTTCGTCCCAGCGACCGGCATGCTGGAGCGCTTCGATTTCTCCGAAGTCGAACGACCACATCAAGCATCGGGCCGAGCGTAAGCCCCCAAGACGAGCCCTGACAGTCTGGTTTATGATCCGGTAATATTCGGCAGAGCTTTCCCAGCTCAATCCGCCGATCAAGCCGATGACCTTCTGGGACACGCCACTCTCCATTCCGCAACGGGCATGAAGAACAAGTCATGGCGGGGAGGCAAGGCCCCTATGTCAACGACAGCCATGCCGGTCGATCTGCAGTAGCGGCCAGGAAAAGGCTACAGGCGCGCCACCTTGCGAAAGCGTCGTTCCAGATACAGCGAGACGTCCTGCTCGAATGCCAGGCTGCAAACGCTCCGAATGCTACCCCGCCCGACGAAGGGGCCGAACAAGGTCACAGCCTGGAAGGCATCGGTATAGGCTCCAGTTGGTCTCCATTCCGAATCTCGTCAACAACGCGCTGGTCTGACTCTACCGCCGATCCTCGTGGCCTTCCTGCTCGCGCATACGCCAGTGAGCAGTCATCGCGTTGGTGCCGTCTCCCGGCTGACCGCGATAAAGCGCGATCAGCCGAATCTCCACCACGAAGATCAGAACGTCCCGTGCACGCCGAACTGGAAGTTGCGCTGCACGATGCCGTTTTGTGACCAGGCCGGGTTGTAGAGATAGCCACCGTAGGTTCCGAAATCGTACGGGGAGCGGAAGCCCAGCACGTTGTAGACGTTGAGGTAGG
Proteins encoded:
- a CDS encoding ABC transporter substrate-binding protein, with translation MKLSGLALGVGLLLGGTGLAQAADPVTLHFWVAWDPALPDAKIAQDGIARFEKLHPDIKIDVQDMSFGAMHDKLITAIAGGQPPDVSWGLSEWLGEMDRMGALADLTDAASTWPDRSAIYPSVLAGLTINGRLKALPHYLGIRGLLYHADMLAKAGITTPPTTWQELVDDAPKIHAATGKYAFGVANDSVRAPQELFTLMAQNDVTLAEPRTGGRFRNNWDTDTAQLQRMTEVLTLYQTMLAKGVIAPNATSWGWEEEDNNFALGQYAMVMDGSWMHLHEAQYPDSMRDVQIAPPPKLAHAATYFEINPIYVFKASPHPKEAFEFASYLDSKEYQSLARPTDSPREDVRGTDKWATGFAKLTPIGKTFPPIALGQVSRDMQEAIGRVLLRHQDPATVAAWLGRAINKDLRKSGELAAS
- a CDS encoding NUDIX hydrolase; this translates as MTSPIAPFLRHLDACNNARLPGGRFPFLLGGIQVGWIPPHMAQELERRDVRNEAGRLILDDPLLLEPLGRELSQAGLFRFRAEPFDVRGEPDGPVLARLDRGALPSFGVLANGVHLNGLVERADGTHLWVGRRAANKQLDPNKLDHLVAGGVSAGYDIWTTLAKEGEEECSLPPELAREAVSVGTIDYAMARPEGLRRDRLHCFDLILPDSFRPVPNDDEVAEFMLIPIEEAFRLVRDTDEFKFNVTLVLIDLFLRRGLIDPATADGKLLRNYLNGSAPSA
- the melA gene encoding alpha-glucosidase/alpha-galactosidase, which translates into the protein MKVAVIGAGSVGFTRKLVRDILKVPALAETEFALHDINAENLDMVAQLVTKDISVNELPARVTTSTDRRRALEGARYIICCVRIGGLEAFHHDIEVPLRFGVDQCVGDTICAGGLMYGMRTVPEILAFCKDIRDVAEPGAWFLNYANPMAMNTWAAIEHGGIANTIGLCHGVQHGWRQIAEVLGAKDANEIEYVCSGINHQTWYVDLRWKGRRIGRDELLSAFERHPVISQEEKVRIDVLRRFGVYSTESNGHLSEYLPWYRKRPDEIIDWIDMSNWINGETGGYLRYCTEQRNWFETDFPRWLAEAGSPLSQYERSDEHCSHIIEAMETGSVYRGHFNVRNDGLITNLAPDCIVETPGFVDRFGLNMVAGIELPMGCAATCSVSVNVQRMALKAAVEGDLDLLRLAMLHDPLVGAVCNPEEVWQMVDQLLVAEAQWLPQFAWAIDGAKQRIGKAGPNMSRASSGAARLSVRSVEELRAAQPAHNAAESPSALTS
- the fusA gene encoding elongation factor G; translation: MSELSKIRNIGITAHIDAGKTTTTERILYYTGVSHRIGEVHEGNTTTDYMEQERERGITITSAAVTCEWKEHRINIIDTPGHIDFNIEVNRSLRVLDGAIFIIEGVAGVQPQSETNWRLADRYNVPRIIFINKLDRTGADFYRAFDTLKEKLDIVALPLQLPIGIEDTFIGVVDLVEMKAIIWEGGELGAKFHDEEIPADLLERATEARQLLLDTALSVDNEAMEEYFEKGDVDVDTLKRCIKAGAISGVFRPVLCGTAFKNKGVQPLLDAVLDYLPAPDDREGIRVAAEEGHEDEDPKLRRLIKVDPKGNFSGLAFKIINDKYGTLTFVRVYSGSLKSGDQVMNTTKDHKERIGRMFQMHADKRAEIKEVQAGDIAAFVGLKDTSTGDTLASADDPVILERMAFPVPVIDISVEPKTKEAVEKMTLALQKLAGEDPSLRLKTDQETGQTILSGMGELHLEIIIDRLRREYGVEADIGAPQVAYRETISKSHIETYTHKKQSGGSGQYAEVKIEFSPQERNAGILFENKVVGGTVPKEYIPAVEKGIRVQSTTGVLAGFPTVDFKYTLLDGKYHDVDSSALAFEIAAKACFREGMKQAAPVILEPIMDVECTTPQDHVGDVVGDLNRRRGQIQNQESAGSTVTVRAQVPLKEMFGYISHLRSMTKGRASFTMQFHHYDPVPRNIADEIMAKSA
- a CDS encoding AraC family transcriptional regulator translates to MTSVLQALSERGPGAVSLAYPKGRYRLHAMVTSAGYDECSGRSYDWDGLKRGEVPFVLLQHTIAGTGRLRYENRQFTLRPGQTMLLNFPHDNRYWLERNKSWEFLWICLNGREVLRMWQELKAVGPVVELPETSLHRLVETCLAVLDGTVTTPAQASVLAYSMAMQLADDLLAWGAVRTASKRPAAIERAISLIHGNPAEFLDVERLARASGYSRYHFSRLFEQHEGISPARFLLRLRMEEASRLLRLEEGSIKAVAQRCGFVDANYFTKVFRRFFGITPRDFRRSGMFNGAPPTSPG
- the rpmB gene encoding 50S ribosomal protein L28, which codes for MSRRCEITGKGVLTGNNVSHANNKSRRRYLPNLQETSLLSDVLGTSIRMRVTTHGIRTIEHNGGLDAFLLTTPNRRLPEEAQSLKRRILRAQAKKQAALSA
- a CDS encoding carbohydrate ABC transporter permease gives rise to the protein MKQSRAYPGTCADKGTRAKVRTPPRQLTRAAQTRRTALWFVLPAVLFFLLLSAYPLLRVLWQSVRYANLVNPSISGFAGLDNFRTVLDDDDFLPALGNTALWTALSVTGEYALGLISALALNANVRGRAFFRAAIIVPWVIPIVVAGLTWTWMLTPEYGVLNLWLVQAGLIHAPIAWLGQTGTALLAVTLVNIWRSFPFYTISLLAALQAIPADLHEAAVIDGAGSWMRFRVITLPHLRVVSMTLIVIHIVWTAVNFDFIWVMTQGGPLNSSETLPIMIYRYALQNFDVGAGCALATMMMGFMASVFFMQYYGMRRIASSQAGTA
- a CDS encoding ABCB family ABC transporter ATP-binding protein/permease, translated to MIPPNSPGSTSRRTALETVSGLLPYLWPRGDIRTRLHVVGAILLLIAAKVATICVPLVYARAVDRLSHNDPTHMLAVPVGLIVGYGLLRIATGAFGELRDAVFSPVKQRVIRVAAMQTFRHLHRLSLRFHLDRQTGGVTRAVERGTQAIELILRLGIFNIVPTLIETLMVTAVIWTLFDWRFAAATLTTVVVYVGFTIAFTGWRIGIRRKMNEVESEASTKALDSLLNYETVKYFGNEGHEARRYDETQARYERAAVRTQVSLNMLNIGQSTIIAVALAAIMLMAAQGVASGKLSVGKFVLVNTYLMQLYQPLNLLGFVYSSLRQSLVDLEQMFRLLGEAEEVEDPAIPILLPARLEDAPPAEVRFDGVKFGYQSNREILHGVSFSVQPGGRTAIVGPTGAGKSTISRLLFRFYDVNDGRVLLDGRDVRDYSQESLRAAIGVVPQDTVLFNDTIRYNIAYGRIGATQAEVEHAAQLAQVHDFVMRLPEGYDTRVGERGLKLSGGEKQRVAIARTILKNPRVLILDEATSALDTHTEQEIQSALRTVATDRTTLVIAHRLSTVVDADEILVLVDGLVAERGTHRDLLATGGVYARMWAAQSEEEAAQGHVEAAEGPRSLASAGRAELIKAQ